A single window of Nicotiana sylvestris chromosome 3, ASM39365v2, whole genome shotgun sequence DNA harbors:
- the LOC104226701 gene encoding large ribosomal subunit protein eL42 encodes MVNVPKTKKTYCKSKECKKHTLHKVTQYKKGKDSLAAQGKRRYDRKQSGYGGQTKPVFHKKAKTTKKIVLRLQCQGCKHVSQHPIKRCKHFEIGGDKKGKGTSLF; translated from the exons ATG GTGAACGTTCCTAAGACAAAGAAGACCTACTGCAAGTCTAAGGAGTGCAAAAAGCATACCTTGCACAAGGTTACACAATACAAGAAGGGGAAAGATAGTTTGGCTGCTCAGGGAAAGCGTCGTTATGATAGGAAGCAGTCAGGTTATGGTGGTCAGACAAAGCCCGTCTTCCACAAAAAG GCAAAAACCACTAAGAAGATTGTGTTGAGGTTGCAATGCCAAGGTTGCAAACATGTTTCACAGCATCCAATCAAG AGGTGCAAGCACTTTGAAATTGgtggagacaagaaaggaaaggGAACCTCTCTTTTCTAG